GCTCGTCGCGGGGGATCCGCTCGGCCAGCGACGCGCTGGTCAGGCCGATCCGAGGCCGCAGCTCGAAGACGTCGACGGTGCCGAGCACCTCGCCGAGGATGCCGGCCACTCCGCCGGTCGGGTGGATCTGCGCCGAGGCCACCTGCAGCAGCGTGGTCTTGCCGGCACCGTTGGGGCCGAGGATCACCCAGCGCTCGTCCTCCTCGACGGTCCAGTCCACGCCCTCGATCAGGGTGGCGGTCCCGCGACGGACCGAGACGTCGGCGAGCTCGAGAACGGGATCCATGTCGTGGTGGGTCTTCCTCGCGTGGCAACGGCTGCTGGAGTGCTCAACCTACCTGCAGCCGGCGGCGCCGCGGCCGCGACCCGGCCGGGCTCGCCGCACGACTGCGGTGCGGTCCACGTAGCCTCGTTCCGTGTCCAGCACCCTGCCTCCCTCCGCCCGTCTGGCGTTGTGGTTCTCTGCGTGGGTCGAGGGCGGCGCCAGCCTCGACGAGGCCCGGGACGCCGTGGTCGGCGACGACGCCTCCCACCACGTGGTGGGGCTGCCGGACCACGACGACGCGGTGCCGCTGATCCTCGCCCTCGGGCTGCTGCGTGCCGAGGGCGGCCGACGCGGCGTGCTCGCGCTGCCGGCGCCCGGCGACCCGCTCGGGCTGGCCGGTCCCGCCGGGTTCAACGCCGAGGTGGTCGACGCCGGCGAGGGGGTGGTGGTCGAGGGCGCCGAGCTCGGTCTGGTCCCGCACCGGGTCGGGGCCGCGGTGCAGTGGACCTGCCACGACGCCCGGGTCGCGGCGCACGTCCCGGACCCCGGCGAGGCCGACTCCGGCCTGCGCCGGGCACTGCTCGGCACCACCGAGCAGCTCGCCGACCTCGACGTGGCCCGCTGGCGGCCGGAGGTGGCCGACGCGCTGCTCGACCTGCGCCGCGAGGCCGACCTGGTCCTTCCCCGGGCGATGGCGCCGCGCGCCGTACGCCTGGTCTCGCTGTCCTCCCGGTGCCGCACCATCGTCGAGCTGGCCCTGGAGGACGACGGCGGCAGCGTCACGGCGCTCGAGGCCGACGCCCGCAGGGCCGCGCTGCTCCCCCTCGACCACGCTGCGAGACGTGGGTTGGTTGCGGCCTGCGCCTACCCGTGGCAGGGATAGCCTCGGCGAGCCATGACGACCCCCTCACCTGACACCGTGCTCATCACGTTCACCGGCATGGACCGTCCCGGCGTCACCTCCACCGTCTTCACGGCGCTGGCGGCGTTCGGCGGCGAGGTCCTCGACATCGAGCAGATCGTGCTGCGTCGCCGGCTGGTGCTGGGCGTGCTGGTGAGCGCGTCGCGGGACCCGAAGGCGCTGCGTGCCGCGGTCGAGCGGGTCGCCGCGGACCTCGACATGCAGGTCGCGGTCGAGCGCGGCGAGGGCGACAACCGTGCCCGGCGTGGCGGCCGCACGCACGTCACCGTGCTGGGCATGCCGCTGCGGCCCGGGCCGGTCGCCGCGATCGCGGGCCGGATCGCCGACACCGGGGCGAACATCGACCGGATCGAGCGGATGGCGCGCTACCCGGTCACCGCCATCGAGCTGCATGTCTCCGGCGCCGACCCCGACCGGCTCCGGGTCGTGCTCGCCGAGGAGGCGGCCCGGCAGAGCGTCGACGTCGCGGTGCAGCCGGCCACCCTGCTGCGGCACGGGATGCGGCTGATCGTGATGGACGTGGACTCCACGCTCGTGCAGGGCGAGGTGATCGAGATGCTGGCCGAGCGGGCCGGCTGCCTGGACCGGGTCGCGCAGGTGACCGAGGCGGCGATGCGCGGCGAGCTCGACTTCGAGCAGTCGCTCCGGGAGCGGGTGGCGCTGCTCGAGGGGCTCGACGCCGGGGCGCTCGACGAGGTGTACGACGCGCTGCAGCTGGCGCCCGGTGCCCGGACGATGGTCCGGACCCTGAAGCGGTTGGGCTACCGGTTCGCGATCGTCTCCGGCGGCTTCACCCAGGTGACGGACCGGATCGCCGCGGACCTCGGGATCGACTTCACCGCCGCCAACGAGCTCGAGGTCGTCGCCGGCCGGCTGACCGGCCGGATCCTCGGGCCCGTGGTGGACCGGGCCGGCAAGGCGGAGGCGCTGCGCCGCTTCGCCGCGGCCGCCGGGGTGACCCCTGCCGCCACCATCGCGATCGGCGACGGTGCGAACGACCTCGACATGCTGGCCGCGGCCGGGCTCGGGATCGCCTTCAACGCCAAGCCGGTGGTGCAGCGTGCCGCCGACACGGCCGTGAACGTGCCCTACCTCGACGCGATCGTCTACCTGCTCGGCATCAGCCGGGAGGAGATCGAGGCGGCGGACGCCGAGGCCGGCGTCACCACCCCCGCTCCGCCGCTCTGACCGACCGCGCCGACCGCACCGTCAGTCCGGCCGCGCGGGGGCTCAGCCGTGGCCGACGTGGAAGCCCACCAGCCGACCGGTCTCGGCGCCGAGCTCGAGCCACGGCACCTCGACGTCGAACACCGCGAGCGCCGAGGTGGGGAAGCCGCCCATCAGCCCGCTGGTCGCGTCCACGTCGCCGGCCCCGTCGTCGAGCAGGTGGCAGAGGTAGGAGGCGGTCGGGTTGTGGCCCACCAGGATCACCGTGCGCGCCTGCCCGGGCACCGACTGCAGCGTCTCCAGGGCCGCCTCCGTGTCGCCGTGGTAGATCGCGTCGTCGAAGCTGACCGATGCCGAGGAGCCGCTCGCGCGACACACCTCGTCCCAGGTCATCCGGGTCCGGACCGCCGGTGAGACCACCGCGTGGTCGGGGACCAGCTGCGTCGCGGCGAGGTGGCGTCCCGCGGCGGCGGCGTCCAGGACGCCTCTCTCACTGAGCCGGCGGTCCTGGTCGTCGGCTGCGAACGGCTCGGCCTTGGCATGTCGCATGACGATCAGCCGGCGCTCGGTCACGGCAGCACTGTGCCACCCCTTAGGCTCTCGTGCATGCCGAACGGGCCAGAAGACCTCGACCCCTCACCCACCCTGACGGTTTCACCCCCGGTTCCGCCGGCCGGGCCGCTGATGGCCATCGGCGGCGCGGAGGACAAGCTCGGTCGCCGCACCATCCTCAACCACTTCGTCACCCTGGCCGGGGGCAGCGACGCCCGGATCGTCGTCGTCCCCACCGCGTCCTCGCTGGGCCCGGAGATCGTCGAGGTGTACGACGCGCTGTTCCGCAGGCTCGGAGCCGGCGAGGTCATGGTGGCGCGCCCGGAGTCGCGCGAGGAGGCCGAGGACCCGGAGCTGGTGGCGCGGCTCGACAACGCCACCGGCGTCTTCATGACCGGCGGCAACCAGCTGAAGCTGTCGGCGATCGTCAACGGCACCGCGTTCGGCGAGGCGCTGAAGGCCGCTCACCGCCGGGGGGTGGTGGTCGCCGGCACCAGCGCCGGAGCGAGCATCCAGTCCTCGCACATGGTGGCCTTCGGCACCGGCGGCTCGACCCCCAAGCAGCGGATGACCCAGCTCGCCGCCGGGCTCGGCCTCGTCCGCGACGTCGTGATCGACCAGCACTTCGGCCAGCGCAACCGCTACGGCCGGCTGCTGATGCTGGTCGCGCAGAGCCCGCAGCTGCTCGGCATCGGGATCGACGAGGACACCGCCGCGGTCATCACCGAGGAGGACGGCCGCGAGCTGCTGCGGGTGATCGGCAAGGGCGTCGTGACGATCTTCGACGGCCGCGCCATCGTCTCCAACGCCCACGAGGCCCGCCGTACCGCACCGCTGCTCGCCTCCGGAGTGGTGATGCACGTGCTGCCGGCCGGATCGCTGTTCGACCTCGCCACCAAGGCGCTGGTCCGGGAGCCCGTGCCTGTCGACCCGGCGACAGCCGAGGAACTGGCGCTGGCGGGCCGCGACCTGCGACGGTTGGCCCGCGACATCGCCGCCGGCGACATCTCGCCCACCGTGCTGCGTCGCCGGCGGGCCCGCCAGCAGCACGACGACCAGCACCAGGACGACCTGCACTACGACGAGCAGCACCACGACGACGGGCAGCGCGGGGACCCGTCCCGACAAGGAGATCTGGCATGAGAGCACCCCACGAGGCCGGCCGCGCCCTCCGCACGCGCGGAGGGACTCCCGCATGACCGAGCAGGTCCGCAACGCCAGCCGCCCCGGGCCGGACCTGTCGATCCTGGAGACGCGGGTCTACCGCGGCGCCAACGTCTGGTCCTACGACAAGGCGATCCACCTCGTGGTGGACCTCGGCTCGCTCGAGGACTTCCCGACCAGCGCGCTGCCCGGCTTCACCGAGCACCTGCTGCAGATGCTGCCCGGGCTGCGGGAGCACTCCTGCTCGCGGGGTCGCCGCGGCGGCTTCGTGGAGCGGCTCACCGAAGGCACCTGGCTCGGTCACGTCACCGAGCACGTCGCGCTGGCGCTGCAGCAGGTCGTCGGCCACGACGTACGACGCGGCAAGACCCGCCAGGTCAAGGGCGTGCCCGGGCGCTACAACATCGTCTACGGGTACGTCGACGAGCAGGTCGGTCTGGCCGCGGCCCGGCTCGCGGTCCGGCTGGTCAACCACCTCGTCGAGGCCGATCCGGAGCTGGACTGGGACAGCGAGCTGGAGGCGTTCATCCTCCGCGCCGAGCGCACCGCCTTCGGGCCCTCCACCCAGGCGATCATCGACGAGGCCGTCTCCCGGGACGTCCCGTGGATCCGGCTCAACCAGCACTCACTGGTCCAGCTCGGGCAGGGCGTGCACCAGAAGCGGATCCGCGCCACCATGACCTCCGCGACCAGCGCGATCGCCGTGGACGTCGCCTCCGACAAGGACCTCACCACCCGGCTGCTCGGGGCGGCCGGGCTGCCGGTGCCCAAGCAGGAGTCGGTGCGCACCGTGGAGCAGGCGGTCGCGGTGGCCAAGCGGATCGGCTTCCCGGTCGTGATCAAGCCGCTGGACGGCAACCACGGCCGCGGGGTGTGCCTGGACCTGCAGGACGAGGACGAGGTGCGGACGGCCTTCCCGATCGCCGAGGGCGAGTCCCGCGGCGGCCGGGTGATCGTCGAGTCCTACATCACCGGGCGCGACTACCGGTGCCTGATCATCGACGGCCGGCTGGCCGCGGTCGCCGAGCGGGTGCCCGCGCACGTCGTCGGCGACGGCCGGAGCAGCATCGAGGAGCTGGTCGAGCTGACCAACGCCGATCCGCGGCGCGGCGTCGGCCACGAGAAGGTGCTGACCCGGATCAAGGTCGATGCCGCCGCGGTCGCGCTGCTCGCCGACCAGGGCTTCGGGCTCGACGACGTACCCCCGGCCGGGGAGATGGTGAAGCTCACCCTGACCGGCAACATGTCCACCGGCGGCATCTCGATCGACCGCACCTTCGAGGCGCACCCGGAGAACGTCGAGATCGCCGAGGAGGCCGCCCGGATCGTGGGGCTGGACATCGCCGGCATCGACTTCATCTGCCCCGACATCACCGAGCCGGTCCGCGAGACCGGGGGCGCTATCTGCGAGGTGAACGCCGCCCCGGGGTTCCGGATGCACACGCACCCGACCATCGGCGACCCGCAGTTCATCTCCAAGCCGGTGGTGGACATGCTGTTCCCGCCGGGCGCGGCGAGCCGGATCCCGATCGTG
The DNA window shown above is from Nocardioides mesophilus and carries:
- the serB gene encoding phosphoserine phosphatase SerB, translated to MTTPSPDTVLITFTGMDRPGVTSTVFTALAAFGGEVLDIEQIVLRRRLVLGVLVSASRDPKALRAAVERVAADLDMQVAVERGEGDNRARRGGRTHVTVLGMPLRPGPVAAIAGRIADTGANIDRIERMARYPVTAIELHVSGADPDRLRVVLAEEAARQSVDVAVQPATLLRHGMRLIVMDVDSTLVQGEVIEMLAERAGCLDRVAQVTEAAMRGELDFEQSLRERVALLEGLDAGALDEVYDALQLAPGARTMVRTLKRLGYRFAIVSGGFTQVTDRIAADLGIDFTAANELEVVAGRLTGRILGPVVDRAGKAEALRRFAAAAGVTPAATIAIGDGANDLDMLAAAGLGIAFNAKPVVQRAADTAVNVPYLDAIVYLLGISREEIEAADAEAGVTTPAPPL
- the cphA gene encoding cyanophycin synthetase, translated to MTEQVRNASRPGPDLSILETRVYRGANVWSYDKAIHLVVDLGSLEDFPTSALPGFTEHLLQMLPGLREHSCSRGRRGGFVERLTEGTWLGHVTEHVALALQQVVGHDVRRGKTRQVKGVPGRYNIVYGYVDEQVGLAAARLAVRLVNHLVEADPELDWDSELEAFILRAERTAFGPSTQAIIDEAVSRDVPWIRLNQHSLVQLGQGVHQKRIRATMTSATSAIAVDVASDKDLTTRLLGAAGLPVPKQESVRTVEQAVAVAKRIGFPVVIKPLDGNHGRGVCLDLQDEDEVRTAFPIAEGESRGGRVIVESYITGRDYRCLIIDGRLAAVAERVPAHVVGDGRSSIEELVELTNADPRRGVGHEKVLTRIKVDAAAVALLADQGFGLDDVPPAGEMVKLTLTGNMSTGGISIDRTFEAHPENVEIAEEAARIVGLDIAGIDFICPDITEPVRETGGAICEVNAAPGFRMHTHPTIGDPQFISKPVVDMLFPPGAASRIPIVAVTGTNGKTTTARMISHIFKGMGRKVGMTSTDGVVIDERLVIRSDASGPKSARMVLQNPRVDFAVFEVARGGILREGLGYERNDVAVVLNVQPDHLGLRGIDTVEQLADVKAVLVEAVPRDGHAVLNADDPLVRNMRRRCSGQVVWISMAEPGSEVRDMIDQHCRRGGKALVLEPSERGEMIVVKHGRREMQLAWTHLLPSTFSGRARMNVQNALAAAGAAFAAGAPLHDIRQGLRTFSTNYYLSPGRLNEVEVNGRNVIVDYCHNAPGMRMLGDFVDRVGESLESTSDLTKPSRIGVVSTAGDRRDADMRELGAVAAQHFDVVVVREDVALRGRQRGETAALVAEGVRQSMADGARCKQLEVITEEIAAVRHAMSRANAGDLVVLCVDKHPAVMQELETWSQQAQAGSGTAAGGDPDFSPAPAPA
- a CDS encoding cyanophycinase; this encodes MPNGPEDLDPSPTLTVSPPVPPAGPLMAIGGAEDKLGRRTILNHFVTLAGGSDARIVVVPTASSLGPEIVEVYDALFRRLGAGEVMVARPESREEAEDPELVARLDNATGVFMTGGNQLKLSAIVNGTAFGEALKAAHRRGVVVAGTSAGASIQSSHMVAFGTGGSTPKQRMTQLAAGLGLVRDVVIDQHFGQRNRYGRLLMLVAQSPQLLGIGIDEDTAAVITEEDGRELLRVIGKGVVTIFDGRAIVSNAHEARRTAPLLASGVVMHVLPAGSLFDLATKALVREPVPVDPATAEELALAGRDLRRLARDIAAGDISPTVLRRRRARQQHDDQHQDDLHYDEQHHDDGQRGDPSRQGDLA
- a CDS encoding SixA phosphatase family protein, which gives rise to MTERRLIVMRHAKAEPFAADDQDRRLSERGVLDAAAAGRHLAATQLVPDHAVVSPAVRTRMTWDEVCRASGSSASVSFDDAIYHGDTEAALETLQSVPGQARTVILVGHNPTASYLCHLLDDGAGDVDATSGLMGGFPTSALAVFDVEVPWLELGAETGRLVGFHVGHG